One region of Drosophila kikkawai strain 14028-0561.14 chromosome 2R, DkikHiC1v2, whole genome shotgun sequence genomic DNA includes:
- the LOC108076494 gene encoding FAD-dependent oxidoreductase domain-containing protein 1, which yields MMRLGQVLRSRALRQIRCLSGGKSHGDVLPQSCDVLIIGGGGMGASSAFWLKSRTQQLGRKLNVLVVERDAGYTSASTVLSVGGVRQQFSLAENIEMSLFGYNFVVNGQKHLGDVDLCYQPNGYLILASAKGAHVLAQNSKLQNELGARNELLGPEALRRRFPWLSTEDIELGCHGIDKEGWFDPWALLMGYKKKARALGAHFSNGEVVGFEWNASGALSAAVVDVGDGVQRPVKFDTCVLAAGPHSGQVARLANIGDPEATTSSLRVALPVEPRKRYVYVFSTQGRNCPGVATPLTVDPDGTYFRRDGLCGNFLCGRSPSDEEEPECDTLDVDHGYFETDVWPTLANRVPAFESVKIQSSWAGYYDHNTFDANGIIGRHPHYSNLFIAAGFSGHGIQQTPAVGRAISELILDGKFSTIDLSRLGFERLVNKQPMFEVNIV from the exons ATGATGCGCCTGGGACAAGTTCTTCGATCGCGTGCCCTGCGTCAAATCCGTTGCCTGAGTGGTGGCAAGTCTCACGGCGACGTTCTACCCCAGAGCTGCGATGTCCTCATTATAGGCGGGGGCGGTATGGGCGCCTCGTCCGCCTTCTGGCTCAAGTCAAGGACACAGCAGTTGGGAAGGAAGCTCAATGTGCTGGTGGTGGAGCGAGATGCTGGA taCACCAGCGCATCCACGGTGCTCTCGGTGGGCGGAGTTCGCCAGCAGTTTTCCCTGGCCGAGAATATCGAGATGTCGCTTTTTGGCTACAACTTTGTTGTGAATGGACAGAAGCACCTGGGAGATGTTGATCTCTGCTACCAACCAAACGGCTATCTGATCCTAGCTTCTGCCAAGGGAGCACATGTACTGGCCCAGAACTCCAAGCTGCAGAACGAATTGGGGGCTCGCAACGAGCTCCTCGGTCCCGAAGCTCTGCGCCGCCGATTCCCTTGGCTGTCTACGGAGGACATCGAGCTGGGCTGCCATGGAATCGATAAGGAGGGATGGTTCGATCCCTGGGCCCTGCTGATGGGCTATAAGAAAAAGGCCCGCGCCCTGGGTGCTCACTTCTCCAACGGCGAGGTGGTTGGCTTTGAGTGGAATGCCTCCGGAGCTCTGTCCGCTGCCGTGGTTGATGTTGGCGACGGAGTACAGCGCCCTGTGAAGTTTGACACCTGTGTCCTGGCTGCGGGACCTCATTCGGGCCAGGTTGCTCGGCTGGCGAACATTGGTGATCCGGAGGCGACAACAAGTTCCTTGAGGGTGGCCCTTCCAGTGGAGCCCCGCAAGCGGTATGTGTATGTGTTCAGTACTCAAGGTCGGAATTGCCCAGGGGTGGCCACACCCCTGACCGTTGACCCTGATGGCACCTATTTCCGACGGGACGGTCTCTGTGGAAACTTTCTCTGCGGTCGCAGTCCcagcgacgaggaggagccCGAGTGCGATACCCTGGACGTGGATCACGGCTACTTCGAAACGGATGTCTGGCCCACACTGGCGAACCGAGTGCCGGCCTTCGAGTCCGTGAAAATCCAGAGCAGCTGGGCGGGCTACTACGATCACAATACATTCGACGCGAACGGCATAATCGGCCGACATCCTCACTACTCCAATCTCTTCATAGCAGCCGGCTTCAGCGGCCATGGAATACAGCAGACTCCGGCCGTGGGCAGGGCCATTTCCGAGTTGATCCTCGACGGCAAGTTTAGCACAATTGATTTGTCTCGCCTCGGTTTCGAGCGCCTGGTCAACAAGCAGCCCATGTTCGAGGTGAACATCGTCTGA
- the Rpp25 gene encoding ribonuclease P protein subunit p25-like protein yields MMHYRKAQNVEQELSKGDLPFEDCLPKPPNDFLWMHVKGGTKVSNVIDFAQAALNKNEHRCVVWSGSGGGVVKTISCAEVLKRSHPLYQVTRMAYTSVEEHWKPQMDGLEEIIVNRQIPTLHILMSLDELPDSIEGLQKPNTATDFWEGNETHPNSQPRQKQQQQPSSAGGHQKKRHRSGRTKGGQPAKQAAEEKQPSGNGQG; encoded by the exons ATGATGCACTATCGCAAGGCCCAGAACGTTGAACAGGAGTTGAGCAAAGGCGATTTGCCATTCGAGGACTGTCTGCCCAAGCCACCAAATGATTTCCTGTGGATGCAT GTTAAAGGCGGCACCAAGGTGAGCAATGTGATTGATTTCGCGCAGGCAGCCCTCAACAAAAACGAGCACAGGTGCGTGGTGTGGAGCGGATCGGGCGGTGGGGTGGTCAAGACCATATCCTGCGCCGAAGTACTAAAGCGCAGCCATCCCCTTTACCAGGTGACCCGCATGGCCTACACAAG CGTGGAGGAGCACTGGAAGCCACAGATGGATGGCCTCGAGGAGATCATTGTCAACCGCCAGATTCCCACCCTGCACATACTCATGAGCCTGGACGAACTGCCGGACAGTATAGAGGG CCTGCAGAAACCCAACACAGCCACCGACTTCTGGGAGGGCAATGAGACTCATCCGAACAGTCAACCCcggcaaaagcaacagcaacaaccatCGTCAGCTGGCGGTCACCAAAAGAAGCGCCACAGATCCGGACGTACTAAAGGCGGGCAGCCAGCAAAACAGGCGGCGGAAGAGAAGCAACCTTCTGGCAATGGTCAAGGTTGA
- the Tdc1 gene encoding aromatic-L-amino-acid decarboxylase isoform X2, whose translation MNVEEFRKYGKEVIDYICQYGTNIEERDVAPTLDPGYLKKLLPADAPQSPESFKDVLEDFEQKIMPGVVHWNHPKFFAYFPSGNSFPSVLGDMLSSAIGSIGFSWASCPAAAELETIVMNWYAKALGLPKAFVSDAPGSTGGGALQGSASECVLVSLITARARAISELKGQTSVHDSVFLPSLIAYASREAHSSVEKATKMALVKLRIIDADEHGRMRVDLLRQAIQNDVNAGLTPFFVVATVGTTGGCAFDDITEIGKVCRQVSSIWLHVDGAYAGNSFILPEMRVFSAGLEYADSFNTNPNKLLLTNFDASALWVRDVMTLKSALNVNPLYLRHEHLNGVDYRHYGIPLSRRFRALKLWFVFRTYGIKGLQEYIRNHMALAKKFEMLVRKDERFEVRNDVHLGLVCFRMRTGDEPNHMLLAQINHSGKMHMTPAKFNGRYVIRFCVTYEHATEKDILDAWSQIKCFAEEILRDHQLESSSVPTTPEGTERTSSEPMAPVAGKPPIKKKLTRTKSLRFSFTRSISREQYQSQSEHLMDGCTPILVVDPKTLQENFQQAADENDRNTNNGSNGAISSPNKNGCTKLKNISDVDTDEGSN comes from the exons atgaatGTTGAAGAGTTTCGCAAATACGGCAAGGAAGTGATCGATTATATATGCCAATATGGCACCAACATCGAAGAGCGTGATGTGGCGCCCACCTTGGATCCGGGTTACCTAAAGAAATTACTACCAG CGGACGCTCCCCAGTCGCCGGAGTCGTTCAAGGACGTGCTCGAGGATTTCGAGCAGAAGATCATGCCGGGCGTGGTGCACTGGAACCACCCCAAATTCTTTGCCTACTTCCCGTCGGGCAACTCCTTTCCCTCCGTACTTGGCGATATGCTGAGCAGCGCCATTGGTTCCATAGGCTTTAGCTGGGCTAGCTGTCCTGCGGCCGCGGAGTTGGAGACGATCGTGATGAACTGGTATGCCAAAGCCCTCGGCCTGCCCAAGGCATTTGTGTCTGATGCGCCTGGCAGCACTGGCGGCGGCGCCCTTCAAGGATCTGCCTCCGAATGCGTTTTAGTCTCCCTGATTACTGCACGCGCCCGAGCCATCAGCGAGCTGAAGGGTCAGACCAGTGTCCACGACAGTGTCTTTCTGCCCAGCCTAATTGCCTACGCCAGCCGCGAGGCACACTCCTCCGTGGAGAAGGCCACCAAAATGGCGCTGGTCAAGCTGCGCATCATAGACGCCGATGAGCACGGGCGCATGCGCGTGGACCTGCTGCGTCAAGCCATTCAAAACGATGTGAACGCCGGCCTAACGCCCTTCTTCGTGGTGGCCACAGTGGGCACCACCGGCGGTTGTGCCTTTGACGACATCACGGAGATTGGCAAAGTGTGCCGCCAGGTGTCCAGCATATGGCTGCATGTGGACGGCGCCTATGCGGGCAACTCGTTCATCCTCCCGGAGATGAGGGTCTTTTCGGCTGGCCTGGAGTACGCAGACTCATTCAACACTAACCCCAACAAGCTGCTGCTGACAAACTTCGACGCCTCTGCATTGTGGGTGCGGGATGTGATGACCCTTAAGAGTGCACTCAACGTCAATCCGCTGTACCTTAGACACGAGCACTTGAACGGCGTGGACTACCGCCACTACGGCATTCCACTGAGCCGCCGCTTCCGGGCCCTGAAGCTGTGGTTCGTGTTCCGGACGTACGGCATTAAAGGCCTGCAGGAATATATCCGCAACCACATGGCGCTGGCCAAGAAATTCGAGATGCTGGTACGCAAGGATGAGCGTTTCGAGGTCCGAAACGATGTCCACCTGGGCCTGGTCTGCTTCAGAATGCG AACTGGCGACGAGCCCAATCACATGCTATTGGCCCAGATCAACCACTCGGGCAAGATGCACATGACTCCGGCCAAGTTTAATGGACGCTACGTTATCCGCTTCTGCGTCACCTATGAGCACGCCACGGAAAAGGACATCCTAGATGCCTGGAGCCAAATAAAATGCTTCGCGGAGGAGATACTGCGAGACCACCAGCTGGAGTCAAGTTCCGTACCCACAACGCCCGAGGGCACAGAGCGGACAAGCTCGGAGCCCATGGCTCCTGTGGCCGGCAAACCACCAATTAAGAAGAAGCTAACCAGGACCAAGTCCCTGCGATTCTCCTTTACGCGCAGCATCTCGCGGGAGCAGTATCAGAGCCAGAGCGAGCACCTCATGGACGGATGTACACCAATTTTAGTGGTGGATCCCAAGACCCTGCAGGAGAACTTCCAGCAGGCGGCAGATGAGAACGATAGGAACACCAACAATGGAAGCAACGGCGCCATCAGTAGCCCCAACAAAAATGGATGCACGAAATTGAAAAACATCTCCGACGTGGACACAGATGAGGGGAGTAACTGA
- the Tdc2 gene encoding aromatic-L-amino-acid decarboxylase: MDSTEFRKRGMEMVEYICNYLETLNDRRVTPSVEPGYLRHLLPSEAPQEPEDWDQIMSDVEDKIMPGVTHWQHPRFHAYFPAGNSFPSILGDMLGDGIGCIGFSWAASPACTELETIVLDWLGKAIGLPDHFLALKEGSTGGGVIQTSASECVLVTMLAARAQALKRLKAQHPFVEEGHLLSKLMAYCSKEAHSCVEKAAMICFVKLRILEPDENASLRGQTIYEAMEEDELQGLVPFFVSTTLGTTGSCAFDNLPEIGKQLQRFPGVWLHVDAAYAGNSFICPELKPLLKGIEYADSFNTNPNKWLLTNFDCSTLWVRDRIRLTSALVVDPLYLKHGYSDAAIDYRHWGVPLSRRFRSLKLWFVLRSYGISGLQHYIRHHIKLAKRFEELVLKDKRFEICNQVKLGLVCFRLKGSDKLNEKLLSIINESGKLHMVPASVNDRYIIRFCAVAQNATAEDIDYAWDIIVDFANELLEKEQHDELSEIMNRKKQDTLAQKRSFFVRMVSDPKIYNPAINKAGTPKLSMELPSPVVSRGSAPIIRTQSSVDHNSWISWPLAFLFNSNNEEKGNNVSLRFRHLDTNVRPSSSRRNSGAGSSPSPENELDYVNVQQHQQQQQEQRSPRRSPMVVRKTSATRENPN, from the exons ATGGACAGCACCGAATTCCGGAAACGTGGCATGGAAATGGTTGAGTACATCTGCAACTATCTGGAGACGCTGAACGACCGCCGGGTCACGCCCAGCGTAGAGCCGGGCTATCTGAGGCATCTGTTGCCAT CTGAAGCTCCACAAGAACCGGAGGACTGGGACCAGATCATGAGCGATGTGGAGGACAAAATCATGCCTGGCGTGACGCACTGGCAGCATCCACGTTTTCATGCGTATTTTCCGGCGGGAAACTCATTTCCCTCCATCTTGGGCGATATGCTAGGTGATGGAATAGGCTGCATTGGGTTCTCCTGGGCGGCCAGTCCTGCCTGTACCGAACTGGAGACCATCGTACTGGACTGGCTGGGTAAGGCCATCGGCCTACCGGACCATTTTCTGGCCCTTAAAGAAGGCAGTACCGGCGGTGGGGTCATTCAG ACTTCTGCCTCGGAGTGCGTACTGGTCACGATGCTGGCAGCGAGGGCTCAGGCTCTAAAGAGGCTCAAGGCCCAGCACCCGTTCGTGGAGGAAGGCCACTTGCTGTCCAAACTGATGGCTTACTGCTCCAAAGAGGCGCACAGCTGCGTGGAGAAGGCTGCCATGATTTGCTTCGTGAAGCTGCGCATCCTGGAACCCGACGAGAATGCAAGCCTGCGCGGCCAGACGATCTACGAGGCCATGGAGGAGGACGAGCTGCAGGGCCTGGTGCCGTTCTTCGTCTCCACCACACTGGGCACCACTGGCTCCTGTGCCTTCGACAACCTGCCGGAGATTGGCAAGCAATTGCAACGCTTCCCTGGCGTCTGGCTGCACGTGGACGCCGCCTATGCGGGCAACAGCTTTATCTGCCCCGAGCTGAAGCCGCTCCTGAAG GGCATCGAATACGCCGACTCATTCAACACGAATCCCAACAAATGGCTGCTGACCAATTTTGACTGCTCAACACTGTGGGTGCGGGACCGCATCCGCCTGACATCAGCCCTGGTGGTGGATCCGCTGTACCTCAAGCACGGCTACTCGGATGCGGCcatcgactatcgtcattgGGGAGTTCCACTCAGCCGGCGATTTCGTTCGCTGAAGCTGTG GTTCGTGCTGCGTAGTTATGGAATCTCCGGGCTGCAGCACTACATACGTCATCATATCAAGCTGGCCAAGCGGTTCGAGGAGCTGGTGCTCAAAGATAAGCGCTTCGAGATCTGTAACCAAGTCAAG CTGGGCCTGGTTTGCTTTCGTCTGAAAGGCAGCGACAAGCTCAACGAGAAACTCCTGAGCATCATCAACGAGTCCGGCAAGTTGCACATGGTGCCCGCCAGCGTAAACGATCGCTACATCATCCGTTTCTGTGCCGTTGCCCAGAACGCAACAGCCGAGGACATCGACTATGCCTGGGATATTATCGTGGACTTTGCCAACGAGCTgctggagaaggagcagcacgACGAGCTCTCTGAGATCATGAACCGCAAGAAGCAGGACACACTGGCCCAGAAGCGCTCCTTCTTCGTGCGAATGGTCAGCGATCCGAAGATTTACAATCCGGCCATCAACAAGGCCGGCACTCCGAAGCTGTCCATGGAGCTGCCCTCGCCGGTGGTGAGCCGCGGCAGTGCTCCCATTATCCGAACCCAGAGCTCGGTGGACCACAATTCATGGATTTCCTGGCCGCTAGCTTTCCTCTTCAATAGCAACAACGAGGAGAAGGGAAACAATGTCTCATTGCG TTTCCGACATTTGGACACCAACGTGCGGCCGTCATCGTCGCGACGTAATTCCGGAGCCGGCTCTTCACCCTCGCCGGAAAATGAGTTGGACTACGTGAATgtgcagcagcaccagcaacagcagcaggagcagcgatCGCCCCGGAGATCGCCTATGGTCGTGCGCAAGACATCCGCCACAAGGGAAAATCCCAACTAA
- the Mob4 gene encoding MOB kinase activator-like 4 isoform X1, producing the protein MKMADGSTILRRNRPGTKSKDFCRWPDEPLEEMDSTLAVQQYIQQLIKRDPSNVELILTMPEAQDEGVWKYEHLRQFCMELNGLAVRLQKECSPSTCTQMTATDQWIFLCAAHKTPKECPAIDYTRHTLDGAACLLNSNKYFPSSVSSHRVSIKESSVTKLGSVCRRVYRIFSHAYFHHRRIFDEFETETYLCHRFTHFVTKYSLMSKENLIVPINVGENAAPGESEA; encoded by the exons ATGAAGATGGCTGACGGCTCGACCATATTGCGTAGGAACCGGCCAGGCACCAAATCCAAG GACTTCTGTCGCTGGCCCGATGAGCCCCTGGAGGAGATGGACAGCACGCTGGCGGTGCAGCAGTACATCCAGCAACTGATCAAGCGGGACCCGAGCAACGTGGAGCTCATCCTGACCATGCCCGAGGCCCAGGACGAGGGGGTATGGAAGTACGAGCATCTGCGCCAGTTCTGCATGGAGCTGAATGGCCTAGCCGTGCGTCTGCAGAAGGAGTGCTCGCCGTCCACATGCACGCAGATGACGGCCACCGACCAATGGATATTCCTGTGCGCCGCCCACAAGACGCCCAAGGAGTGTCCGGCCATCGACTATACTCGCCACACGTTGGACGGGGCCGCCTGTCTGCTCAACAGCAACAAATACTTTCCGAGCAG TGTCTCCTCCCACAGGGTGTCCATCAAGGAGTCGTCGGTGACCAAGCTGGGCTCTGTGTGCCGGCGCGTGTATCGCATTTTCTCGCACGCCTACTTTCACCATCGTCGTATTTTCGACGAGTTCGAGACCGAAACGTATCTATGCCACCGATTTACGCATTTCGTGACCAAATACAGTCTGATGTCGAAGGAGAATCTGATCGTGCCTATCAACGTGGGCGAGAACGCGGCACCCGGCGAGAGCGAAGCCTAG
- the Tdc1 gene encoding aromatic-L-amino-acid decarboxylase isoform X1, translating to MHTQTHTLRIDLLVDLSTHCQKQQTSHKYCPNLWVIKEIFKAHPLIGCWPVYLSADAPQSPESFKDVLEDFEQKIMPGVVHWNHPKFFAYFPSGNSFPSVLGDMLSSAIGSIGFSWASCPAAAELETIVMNWYAKALGLPKAFVSDAPGSTGGGALQGSASECVLVSLITARARAISELKGQTSVHDSVFLPSLIAYASREAHSSVEKATKMALVKLRIIDADEHGRMRVDLLRQAIQNDVNAGLTPFFVVATVGTTGGCAFDDITEIGKVCRQVSSIWLHVDGAYAGNSFILPEMRVFSAGLEYADSFNTNPNKLLLTNFDASALWVRDVMTLKSALNVNPLYLRHEHLNGVDYRHYGIPLSRRFRALKLWFVFRTYGIKGLQEYIRNHMALAKKFEMLVRKDERFEVRNDVHLGLVCFRMRTGDEPNHMLLAQINHSGKMHMTPAKFNGRYVIRFCVTYEHATEKDILDAWSQIKCFAEEILRDHQLESSSVPTTPEGTERTSSEPMAPVAGKPPIKKKLTRTKSLRFSFTRSISREQYQSQSEHLMDGCTPILVVDPKTLQENFQQAADENDRNTNNGSNGAISSPNKNGCTKLKNISDVDTDEGSN from the exons atgcaTACGCAAACACACACCTTGCGTATAGACTTACTTGTTGATCTTTCTACTCACTGCCAAAAACAACAGACTAGCCATAAATACTGCCCAAATTTATGGGtgataaaagaaatatttaaggcGCACCCACTAATCGGCTGCTGGCCTGTTTATCTTTCAGCGGACGCTCCCCAGTCGCCGGAGTCGTTCAAGGACGTGCTCGAGGATTTCGAGCAGAAGATCATGCCGGGCGTGGTGCACTGGAACCACCCCAAATTCTTTGCCTACTTCCCGTCGGGCAACTCCTTTCCCTCCGTACTTGGCGATATGCTGAGCAGCGCCATTGGTTCCATAGGCTTTAGCTGGGCTAGCTGTCCTGCGGCCGCGGAGTTGGAGACGATCGTGATGAACTGGTATGCCAAAGCCCTCGGCCTGCCCAAGGCATTTGTGTCTGATGCGCCTGGCAGCACTGGCGGCGGCGCCCTTCAAGGATCTGCCTCCGAATGCGTTTTAGTCTCCCTGATTACTGCACGCGCCCGAGCCATCAGCGAGCTGAAGGGTCAGACCAGTGTCCACGACAGTGTCTTTCTGCCCAGCCTAATTGCCTACGCCAGCCGCGAGGCACACTCCTCCGTGGAGAAGGCCACCAAAATGGCGCTGGTCAAGCTGCGCATCATAGACGCCGATGAGCACGGGCGCATGCGCGTGGACCTGCTGCGTCAAGCCATTCAAAACGATGTGAACGCCGGCCTAACGCCCTTCTTCGTGGTGGCCACAGTGGGCACCACCGGCGGTTGTGCCTTTGACGACATCACGGAGATTGGCAAAGTGTGCCGCCAGGTGTCCAGCATATGGCTGCATGTGGACGGCGCCTATGCGGGCAACTCGTTCATCCTCCCGGAGATGAGGGTCTTTTCGGCTGGCCTGGAGTACGCAGACTCATTCAACACTAACCCCAACAAGCTGCTGCTGACAAACTTCGACGCCTCTGCATTGTGGGTGCGGGATGTGATGACCCTTAAGAGTGCACTCAACGTCAATCCGCTGTACCTTAGACACGAGCACTTGAACGGCGTGGACTACCGCCACTACGGCATTCCACTGAGCCGCCGCTTCCGGGCCCTGAAGCTGTGGTTCGTGTTCCGGACGTACGGCATTAAAGGCCTGCAGGAATATATCCGCAACCACATGGCGCTGGCCAAGAAATTCGAGATGCTGGTACGCAAGGATGAGCGTTTCGAGGTCCGAAACGATGTCCACCTGGGCCTGGTCTGCTTCAGAATGCG AACTGGCGACGAGCCCAATCACATGCTATTGGCCCAGATCAACCACTCGGGCAAGATGCACATGACTCCGGCCAAGTTTAATGGACGCTACGTTATCCGCTTCTGCGTCACCTATGAGCACGCCACGGAAAAGGACATCCTAGATGCCTGGAGCCAAATAAAATGCTTCGCGGAGGAGATACTGCGAGACCACCAGCTGGAGTCAAGTTCCGTACCCACAACGCCCGAGGGCACAGAGCGGACAAGCTCGGAGCCCATGGCTCCTGTGGCCGGCAAACCACCAATTAAGAAGAAGCTAACCAGGACCAAGTCCCTGCGATTCTCCTTTACGCGCAGCATCTCGCGGGAGCAGTATCAGAGCCAGAGCGAGCACCTCATGGACGGATGTACACCAATTTTAGTGGTGGATCCCAAGACCCTGCAGGAGAACTTCCAGCAGGCGGCAGATGAGAACGATAGGAACACCAACAATGGAAGCAACGGCGCCATCAGTAGCCCCAACAAAAATGGATGCACGAAATTGAAAAACATCTCCGACGTGGACACAGATGAGGGGAGTAACTGA
- the Rab2 gene encoding ras-related protein Rab-2 encodes MSYAYLFKYIIIGDTGVGKSCLLLQFTDKRFQPVHDLTIGVEFGARMITIDGKQIKLQIWDTAGQEAFRSITRSYYRGAAGALLVYDITRRETFNHLTTWLEDARQHSNSNMVIMLIGNKSDLDSRREVKKEEGEAFAREHGLVFMETSARTAANVEEAFINTAKEIYEKIQEGVFDINNEANGIKIGQQHSPTNPSLPGAGGAAGAANSGCC; translated from the exons ATGTCCTACGCATACTTGTTCAAATACATCATCATCGGCGACACAG GCGTGGGAAAATCGtgtctgctgctgcagttcaCGGACAAGCGCTTCCAGCCAGTGCACGATCTGACCATCGGCGTGGAGTTTGGAGCACGCATGATCACCATCGACGGCAAACAGATCAAGCTTCAGATCTGGGACACGGCTGGCCAGGAGGCCTTCAG ATCCATCACACGCTCCTACTATCGGGGGGCAGCCGGGGCGCTGCTAGTATACGACATCACGCGGCGGGAGACCTTCAACCACCTGACCACCTGGCTGGAGGATGCACGCCAGCATTCCAACTCCAATATGGTGATCATGCTGATCGGCAACAAGAGCGATCTGGACTCGAGGCGCGAGGTAAAGAAGGAGGAGGGCGAGGCTTTCGCCCGCGAGCATGGACTGGTCTTCATGGAGACGTCGGCGCGCACGGCGGCCAACGTGGAGGAGGCGTTCATCAACACCGCCAAAGAGATTTACGAGAAGATCCAGGAAGGAGTCTTCGACATCAACAATGAG GCAAACGGCATTAAGATTGGCCAGCAGCACTCGCCCACAAATCCATCGTTGCCAGGCGCCGGAGGAGCCGCCGGGGCAGCCAACAGTGGCTGCTGCTAG
- the LOC108076343 gene encoding uncharacterized protein produces the protein MFILFWFILVLSSLDAILVNAKAKEREKIAVDPTYDYNGIVRNMIRSWEAPVVYLRGRGFLPSDYQDTSKIKPSLDALMQRLEANNHAHEGIRTRNINGVSKAKKAFGWEQLQALSSKFKSKPDDRDGKQLPEKQMNANVAPAVKPNEPSSKRYDIILQRMIEKTRPNPGRQPSVSFQSAKALAPTNDNPGTSASVSLNSNGPLSFLPNPIDKSEMNMQKSNPPEAQETNVKEVTLDLKLGLAPTFLNWDMKNGRLNHYSPSEKEAYLNKLLNAYRKKLNSKETRNPSENPLEAAELTRLYPKIYGIHR, from the exons ATGTTTATATTGTTCTG GTTTATCTTGGTTCTCAGTTCCTTGGATGCCATTTTGGTCAATGCTAAGGCGAAGGAGAGGGAAAAGATTGCTGTTGACCCGACCTACGATTACAACGGAATCGTGAGGAATATGATTAGATCTTGGGAGGCGCCAGTTGTGTATCTCAGAGGTCGCGGCTTCTTGCCCAGTGACTACCAGGATACATCGAAAATCAAACCTAGTCTGGATGCTTTGATGCAGCGGCTGGAAGCGAATAACCATGCTCATGAAGGAATACGCACAAGAAATATTAATGGTGTATCAAAAGCAAAGAAAGCCTTTGGGTGGGAGCAGCTGCAGGCCTTGAGTAGCAAGTTCAAGAGCAAGCCAGATGATCGGGATGGAAAACAGTTGCCGGAAAAGCAGATGAATGCCAATGTGGCGCCTGCGGTGAAACCCAATGAGCCGTCATCGAAAAGATACGATATTATATTGCAACGAATGATTGAAAAGACGAGGCCAAACCCAGGGCGGCAGCCCTCGGTTAGTTTTCAATCTGCCAAAGCATTAGCTCCGACAAATGATAATCCTGGGACATCGGCTTCGGTCAGTTTGAATTCGAATGGGCCGCTCAGCTTTTTGCCTAATCCAATTGATAAATCAGAAATGAATATGCAAAAATCTAATCCACCGGAGGCCCAAGAAACCAATGTTAAAGAAGTAACACTTGACCTTAAACTAGGCTTGGCACCCACATTTCTGAACTGGGACATGAAAAACGGACGACTCAATCATTACTCACCCAGCGAAAAGGAGGCCTACCTGAATAAGTTGCTAAATGCCTACCGGAAGAAGCTAAACTCGAAGGAGACCAGAAACCCTTCCGAGAACCCACTGGAAGCTGCCGAACTCACACGTTTGTATCCCAAAATCTATggaattcatcgatga
- the Mob4 gene encoding MOB kinase activator-like 4 isoform X2, translating into MKMADGSTILRRNRPGTKSKDFCRWPDEPLEEMDSTLAVQQYIQQLIKRDPSNVELILTMPEAQDEGVWKYEHLRQFCMELNGLAVRLQKECSPSTCTQMTATDQWIFLCAAHKTPKECPAIDYTRHTLDGAACLLNSNKYFPSRVSIKESSVTKLGSVCRRVYRIFSHAYFHHRRIFDEFETETYLCHRFTHFVTKYSLMSKENLIVPINVGENAAPGESEA; encoded by the exons ATGAAGATGGCTGACGGCTCGACCATATTGCGTAGGAACCGGCCAGGCACCAAATCCAAG GACTTCTGTCGCTGGCCCGATGAGCCCCTGGAGGAGATGGACAGCACGCTGGCGGTGCAGCAGTACATCCAGCAACTGATCAAGCGGGACCCGAGCAACGTGGAGCTCATCCTGACCATGCCCGAGGCCCAGGACGAGGGGGTATGGAAGTACGAGCATCTGCGCCAGTTCTGCATGGAGCTGAATGGCCTAGCCGTGCGTCTGCAGAAGGAGTGCTCGCCGTCCACATGCACGCAGATGACGGCCACCGACCAATGGATATTCCTGTGCGCCGCCCACAAGACGCCCAAGGAGTGTCCGGCCATCGACTATACTCGCCACACGTTGGACGGGGCCGCCTGTCTGCTCAACAGCAACAAATACTTTCCGAGCAG GGTGTCCATCAAGGAGTCGTCGGTGACCAAGCTGGGCTCTGTGTGCCGGCGCGTGTATCGCATTTTCTCGCACGCCTACTTTCACCATCGTCGTATTTTCGACGAGTTCGAGACCGAAACGTATCTATGCCACCGATTTACGCATTTCGTGACCAAATACAGTCTGATGTCGAAGGAGAATCTGATCGTGCCTATCAACGTGGGCGAGAACGCGGCACCCGGCGAGAGCGAAGCCTAG